From the Pseudoxanthobacter soli DSM 19599 genome, one window contains:
- the nuoH gene encoding NADH-quinone oxidoreductase subunit NuoH encodes MTAAGFWTDYGFPVLMMIIESLVLIVVLLVCIAFVLLADRKIWAAAQLRRGPNVVGPFGLLQSFADLLKFILKEPVIPATSNKGLFLLAPFLTVLLAVGAWAAIPVADGWVISDLNLGTLYIFAISSLGVYGTIIGGWASNSKYPFLSALRSAAQMVSYEVSIGFVVVTVLLCAGTLNLSGVVHAQHDAGLATLIGLPWLTFLNWYWLPLFPMFIIFFISALAETNRPPFDLAEAESELVAGFMVEYGSTPYMMFMLGEYVAIASMCALTTLFFLGGWLPPIDVIPFTWVPGVIWFVLKCLLVFFMFAMVKAMVPRYRYDQLMRLGWKVFLPISLAMVVIVAFVLQLTGWAPGMVAAG; translated from the coding sequence ATGACGGCTGCGGGTTTCTGGACGGATTACGGGTTCCCGGTTCTGATGATGATCATCGAGAGCCTGGTCCTGATCGTCGTCCTCTTGGTCTGTATCGCCTTCGTCCTTCTGGCGGATCGCAAGATCTGGGCGGCGGCGCAGCTGCGGCGCGGCCCGAACGTGGTCGGTCCCTTCGGCCTGCTGCAATCGTTCGCCGACCTCCTGAAGTTCATCCTGAAGGAGCCGGTGATCCCGGCGACGTCGAACAAGGGGCTGTTCCTGCTGGCGCCGTTCCTCACGGTGCTGCTCGCGGTCGGCGCCTGGGCGGCGATCCCGGTCGCCGACGGCTGGGTGATCTCCGACCTCAATCTCGGCACGCTCTATATCTTCGCGATCTCCTCGCTCGGCGTTTACGGCACCATCATCGGCGGCTGGGCGTCGAACTCGAAATATCCGTTCCTGTCGGCGCTGCGGTCCGCGGCGCAGATGGTGTCCTATGAGGTGTCGATCGGTTTCGTGGTGGTGACGGTGCTCTTGTGCGCCGGCACGCTGAACCTGTCCGGGGTTGTGCATGCCCAGCACGACGCCGGCCTCGCCACCCTGATCGGGCTGCCGTGGCTGACGTTCCTGAACTGGTACTGGCTGCCGCTGTTCCCGATGTTCATCATCTTCTTCATCTCGGCGCTTGCCGAGACGAACCGCCCGCCGTTCGATCTGGCGGAGGCGGAATCGGAACTCGTCGCCGGCTTCATGGTCGAGTACGGCTCGACCCCGTACATGATGTTCATGCTCGGCGAGTACGTTGCCATCGCCTCGATGTGCGCGCTGACGACGCTGTTCTTCCTGGGCGGGTGGCTGCCGCCGATCGACGTCATCCCCTTCACCTGGGTGCCGGGCGTGATCTGGTTCGTGCTCAAGTGCCTGCTGGTGTTCTTCATGTTCGCCATGGTGAAGGCCATGGTGCCGCGCTACCGCTACGACCAGCTGATGCGGCTCGGCTGGAAGGTGTTCCTGCCGATCTCGCTGGCGATGGTGGTGATCGTGGCGTTCGTGCTGCAGCTCACCGGCTGGGCGCCGGGCATGGTTGCGGCGGGCTGA
- the nuoI gene encoding NADH-quinone oxidoreductase subunit NuoI, with protein sequence MRLQQAAKSLMLQEFVSAFILTMRYFFKPKTTLNYPYEKGPLSPRFRGEHALRRYPNGEERCIACKLCEAICPAQAITIEAGPRRNDGTRRTTRYDIDMVKCIYCGFCQEACPVDAIVEGPNFEFSVETREELYYDKARLLANGERWEREIQNSIAADSPYR encoded by the coding sequence ATGCGTCTGCAACAGGCTGCGAAGTCGCTCATGCTTCAGGAGTTCGTTTCGGCGTTCATCCTGACGATGCGGTATTTCTTCAAGCCGAAGACGACGCTGAACTACCCCTACGAAAAGGGGCCGCTCAGCCCGCGCTTCCGTGGCGAACATGCGCTGCGCCGTTATCCGAACGGCGAGGAGCGCTGCATCGCGTGCAAGCTCTGCGAGGCCATCTGCCCGGCGCAGGCCATCACCATTGAAGCGGGCCCGCGCCGCAATGACGGCACGCGCCGCACGACCCGCTACGACATCGACATGGTGAAGTGCATCTATTGCGGCTTCTGCCAGGAAGCCTGCCCGGTGGACGCCATCGTCGAAGGCCCGAACTTCGAGTTCTCCGTGGAGACCCGCGAGGAGCTCTACTACGACAAGGCCCGGCTGCTTGCGAACGGCGAGCGCTGGGAGCGTGAGATCCAGAATTCCATCGCGGCCGATTCCCCCTATCGCTGA
- a CDS encoding NADH-quinone oxidoreductase subunit J — MVQTLFFYLFAAVAVASAFLVISSRNPVYSVLFLILTFVNAAGLFMLVGAEFLGLILIVVYVGAVAVLFLFVVMMLDVDFVALRQGFLQYLPIGALVGLILLVELLLVLSAWVINPELAQLPVAAPTPEGLSNIAAIGSLLYTRYVFFFQTAGLVLLVAMIGAIVLTLRHKVGVKRQNIADQNARGPATAVELRKVASRKGI; from the coding sequence ATGGTCCAGACCCTATTTTTCTATCTGTTCGCCGCTGTCGCGGTGGCCTCCGCCTTTCTGGTGATCTCCTCCCGCAACCCGGTCTATTCGGTGTTGTTCCTGATCCTGACCTTCGTGAACGCCGCCGGGCTGTTCATGCTGGTGGGAGCGGAGTTCCTGGGGCTGATCCTCATCGTGGTCTATGTCGGCGCGGTGGCGGTGCTGTTCCTGTTCGTGGTGATGATGCTGGACGTCGACTTCGTCGCGCTGCGGCAGGGCTTCCTCCAGTACCTGCCGATCGGTGCCCTGGTCGGCCTGATCCTGCTCGTCGAACTGCTGCTGGTGCTGTCGGCCTGGGTGATCAATCCCGAACTGGCGCAGTTGCCGGTCGCGGCGCCGACGCCCGAGGGGCTGAGCAACATCGCGGCCATCGGCAGCCTGCTCTACACGCGCTACGTCTTCTTCTTCCAGACGGCCGGCCTGGTGCTGCTGGTTGCGATGATCGGCGCGATCGTGCTGACGCTGCGGCACAAGGTCGGCGTGAAGCGGCAGAACATCGCCGATCAGAATGCCCGCGGGCCGGCGACGGCCGTCGAGCTTCGCAAGGTCGCGTCCCGCAAGGGTATCTGA
- the nuoK gene encoding NADH-quinone oxidoreductase subunit NuoK yields MAVGLSHYLAVAAILFTLGIFGIFLNRKNVIVILMSVELILLSVNINFVAFSAFLGDLVGQVFALLVLTVAAAEAAIGLAILVAFYRNRGSIAVEDINTMKG; encoded by the coding sequence ATGGCGGTCGGTCTTTCGCACTATCTCGCGGTGGCGGCGATTCTGTTCACGCTCGGGATCTTCGGCATCTTCCTCAACCGGAAGAACGTGATCGTCATCCTGATGTCGGTCGAGCTGATCCTGCTTTCCGTCAACATCAACTTCGTCGCGTTCTCCGCGTTCCTCGGCGATCTCGTCGGGCAGGTGTTCGCGCTCCTGGTGCTGACGGTGGCCGCCGCGGAGGCCGCCATCGGCCTCGCCATCCTGGTCGCCTTCTACCGCAACCGCGGTTCGATCGCGGTCGAAGACATCAACACGATGAAGGGTTGA
- the nuoL gene encoding NADH-quinone oxidoreductase subunit L, whose protein sequence is MYHLIVFLPLLGFLIAGAITLLGSHANIPPPSGGHGHGDDHGHGHGAPAHAAPAHAAASAAHADGHGHGGHDDHHAAAPGSRAAEIITTSLLLVSAILSWVAFFSVGVGETQVPTVDLLTWVTSGSLSFNWALRVDTLTVVMLVVVNTVSMLVHLYSMGYMAHDEHRPRFFAYLSLFTFAMLMLVTSDNLMQMFFGWEGVGLASYLLIGFWFQKPSACAAAIKAFVVNRVGDFGFLLGIFALVYMTGVLQFDQVFAAAPSLAEKSIHFLGGDYNAVTVICLLLFMGAMGKSAQFLLHTWLPDAMEGPTPVSALIHAATMVTAGVFMVARMSPLFSLSADALTFVTLIGATTAFFAATIGCVQNDIKRVIAYSTCSQLGYMFAALGVGAYNVAVFHLFTHAFFKALLFLSAGSVIHAVGGEQDMRKMGGLRKTVPFTFWAMLFGGLALTGFPLTAGYFSKDAIIEATFVGTNSMHVYAFWMTTIAALLTAFYTWRQMFMTFFGKPRASAEVMAHAHESPLVMLIPLGVLSLGALFGGIVFHNLFIGESFEEFWKHALDMESVEHVLHAMHTEVPGWARWAPTVAMLIGLFSAWYAYIRVPTLPAALAARNKGLYEFLLNKWYFDELYDFLFVRPAKRLGSFLWKRGDGWLIDGFGPNGVSARVVDITNRVVRLQTGYIYHYAFVMLIGIALLVTWSMFHGGGNP, encoded by the coding sequence ATGTATCACCTCATCGTCTTCCTTCCTCTGCTGGGGTTCCTGATCGCGGGTGCGATCACCCTGCTCGGATCCCACGCCAACATCCCGCCACCGTCCGGCGGGCACGGCCACGGCGACGATCATGGCCACGGTCATGGCGCCCCGGCGCACGCTGCCCCGGCCCATGCCGCGGCGAGCGCGGCACATGCCGACGGCCACGGTCACGGCGGGCATGACGACCACCACGCCGCAGCGCCCGGTTCGCGCGCGGCCGAGATCATCACCACGAGCCTCCTGCTCGTGTCGGCGATCCTGTCGTGGGTGGCATTCTTCTCCGTCGGCGTCGGCGAGACGCAGGTTCCGACCGTCGACCTCCTTACCTGGGTCACGTCGGGCTCGCTGTCCTTCAACTGGGCGCTGCGGGTCGACACGCTGACGGTGGTGATGCTCGTCGTCGTCAACACCGTGTCGATGCTCGTGCATCTCTATTCGATGGGCTACATGGCCCACGACGAGCACCGGCCGCGGTTCTTCGCCTATCTGTCGCTGTTCACGTTCGCCATGCTGATGCTGGTGACGTCGGACAACCTGATGCAGATGTTCTTCGGCTGGGAAGGCGTCGGCCTCGCCAGCTACCTGCTGATCGGGTTCTGGTTCCAGAAGCCTTCGGCCTGCGCCGCCGCCATCAAGGCGTTCGTGGTCAACCGCGTCGGCGATTTCGGCTTCCTGCTCGGCATCTTCGCCCTCGTCTACATGACCGGCGTGCTGCAGTTCGACCAGGTGTTCGCCGCGGCGCCGAGCCTCGCCGAGAAGTCCATCCACTTCCTCGGCGGCGACTACAATGCCGTCACGGTGATCTGCCTGCTCCTGTTCATGGGCGCCATGGGCAAGTCGGCGCAGTTCCTGCTGCACACCTGGCTGCCGGACGCGATGGAAGGCCCGACGCCGGTTTCCGCGCTCATCCACGCGGCGACCATGGTGACCGCCGGCGTGTTCATGGTGGCGCGGATGTCGCCGCTGTTCTCGCTGTCGGCGGATGCGCTGACCTTCGTCACCCTGATCGGCGCCACCACGGCGTTCTTCGCGGCGACCATCGGCTGCGTGCAGAACGACATCAAGCGCGTCATCGCCTACTCGACCTGCTCGCAGCTCGGCTACATGTTCGCCGCGCTCGGCGTCGGCGCCTACAACGTCGCGGTGTTCCACCTCTTCACGCACGCGTTCTTCAAGGCGCTGCTGTTCCTCTCGGCCGGCTCGGTGATCCACGCCGTCGGCGGCGAGCAGGACATGCGCAAGATGGGTGGCCTTCGCAAGACCGTGCCGTTCACCTTCTGGGCGATGCTGTTCGGCGGTCTCGCGCTGACCGGCTTCCCGCTTACGGCCGGCTACTTCTCCAAGGACGCCATCATCGAGGCCACGTTCGTCGGCACCAACTCGATGCACGTCTACGCGTTCTGGATGACCACGATCGCGGCACTGCTGACGGCGTTCTACACTTGGCGGCAGATGTTCATGACGTTCTTCGGCAAGCCGCGCGCTTCCGCCGAGGTCATGGCGCATGCTCACGAGTCGCCGCTCGTCATGCTGATCCCGCTCGGCGTCCTCAGCCTCGGTGCGCTGTTCGGCGGCATCGTGTTCCACAATCTCTTCATCGGCGAGAGCTTCGAGGAGTTCTGGAAGCATGCCCTCGACATGGAGTCGGTGGAGCATGTGCTGCATGCCATGCACACCGAAGTGCCGGGCTGGGCACGCTGGGCGCCGACGGTCGCGATGCTGATCGGCCTGTTCTCGGCCTGGTACGCGTATATCCGGGTGCCGACCCTGCCGGCCGCGCTCGCCGCGCGGAACAAGGGGCTCTACGAATTCCTGCTCAACAAGTGGTATTTCGACGAGCTCTACGACTTCCTGTTCGTCCGTCCGGCCAAGCGCCTCGGGTCGTTCCTGTGGAAGCGCGGTGACGGCTGGCTGATCGACGGGTTCGGCCCGAACGGGGTTTCCGCCCGGGTCGTCGACATCACCAACCGCGTCGTGCGTCTGCAGACCGGCTACATCTACCACTATGCCTTCGTCATGCTGATCGGCATCGCCCTTCTCGTGACGTGGTCCATGTTCCATGGCGGAGGGAACCCGTGA
- a CDS encoding NADH-quinone oxidoreductase subunit M, which yields MSEWPILSIVTFLPLVGVLFILLVRGDDEAAVMNIRRVALITTVFTFLVSLIIWAKFDPADAGFQFVEETGWLGGSINYKMGVDGISMLFVILTTFLMPFCILASWESIHNRVKEYMIAFLVLETLMIGVFSALDLVLFYVFFEGGLIPMFIIIGVWGGPRRVYASFKFFLYTLTGSVLMLLAIMAMYWNAGTTDIVALLNHPFPVSMQTWLWLAFFASFAVKMPMWPVHTWLPDAHVEAPTAGSVILAGILLKMGGYGFLRFSLPMFPVASADFAPLVFTLSVVAIVYTSLVALMQEDMKKLIAYSSVAHMGYVTMGIFAANVEGVQGSLFQMISHGFVSGALFLCVGVVYDRMHTREIAAYGGLVNRMPAYALAFMVFTMANVGLPGTSGFIGEFLTLLAVFKVNTWVALFATTGVILSASYALWLYRRVVFGALDKESLKSMMDLSLREKVLLVPLIALTILFGVWPAPIMNATATSVASLVSKVETSVAAARAGEGAVVADGKTLLMPAGAATASP from the coding sequence ATGAGCGAGTGGCCGATTCTCTCGATCGTCACGTTTCTGCCTCTGGTCGGCGTGCTGTTCATCCTGCTGGTGCGGGGTGACGACGAGGCGGCGGTGATGAACATCCGCCGCGTGGCGCTGATCACGACGGTGTTCACCTTCCTCGTTTCGCTCATCATCTGGGCGAAGTTCGATCCGGCCGATGCCGGCTTCCAGTTCGTCGAGGAGACGGGCTGGCTCGGCGGCTCGATCAACTACAAGATGGGTGTCGACGGCATTTCCATGCTGTTCGTCATCCTGACCACGTTCCTGATGCCGTTCTGCATCCTGGCGAGCTGGGAATCGATCCACAATCGCGTCAAGGAATACATGATCGCCTTCCTGGTGCTGGAAACGCTGATGATCGGCGTGTTCAGTGCCCTGGATCTGGTGCTGTTCTATGTGTTCTTCGAAGGCGGCCTCATTCCGATGTTCATCATCATCGGCGTGTGGGGCGGACCGCGCCGCGTCTATGCCAGCTTCAAGTTCTTCCTCTACACGCTGACCGGCTCAGTGCTGATGCTCCTCGCCATCATGGCGATGTACTGGAACGCCGGCACCACCGACATCGTGGCGCTGCTGAACCACCCGTTCCCGGTCTCGATGCAGACCTGGCTGTGGCTGGCCTTCTTCGCCTCGTTCGCGGTGAAGATGCCGATGTGGCCGGTGCACACCTGGTTGCCGGATGCCCACGTCGAGGCACCCACGGCGGGTTCGGTGATCCTGGCCGGCATTCTGCTGAAGATGGGCGGTTACGGCTTCCTGCGGTTCTCGCTGCCGATGTTCCCGGTCGCGAGCGCGGACTTCGCTCCCCTCGTGTTCACGCTGTCGGTGGTAGCGATCGTCTACACCTCCCTCGTCGCGCTGATGCAGGAGGACATGAAGAAGCTGATCGCCTATTCGTCGGTCGCCCACATGGGCTACGTGACGATGGGCATCTTCGCCGCCAATGTCGAAGGCGTGCAGGGCAGCCTCTTCCAGATGATCTCCCACGGCTTCGTGTCGGGCGCGCTGTTCCTCTGCGTCGGCGTGGTCTACGACCGGATGCACACCCGCGAGATCGCGGCCTATGGCGGCCTCGTGAACCGGATGCCGGCCTATGCGCTGGCGTTCATGGTGTTCACCATGGCGAATGTGGGCCTGCCCGGCACGTCGGGCTTCATCGGCGAGTTCCTGACGCTGCTGGCGGTGTTCAAGGTGAACACCTGGGTCGCGCTATTCGCCACGACCGGCGTCATCCTGTCGGCCTCCTACGCGCTGTGGCTCTATCGCCGCGTCGTGTTCGGCGCGCTCGACAAGGAAAGCCTGAAGTCGATGATGGACCTGTCGCTGCGGGAGAAGGTGCTGCTGGTGCCGCTCATCGCGCTGACGATCCTGTTCGGCGTGTGGCCGGCCCCGATCATGAACGCGACGGCGACCTCGGTCGCGAGCCTCGTGAGCAAGGTCGAGACCTCGGTCGCAGCCGCTCGGGCCGGCGAAGGCGCCGTGGTCGCGGACGGCAAGACGCTGCTGATGCCCGCGGGCGCGGCGACGGCGTCGCCCTGA
- the nuoN gene encoding NADH-quinone oxidoreductase subunit NuoN — protein sequence MATLPDLMPALPEILLALGALALLLVGLFSGANAERVVSALAIVLLLVVAAVVVASPVNGVTFSGAFVADAFGRYLKVLTLLASAAAILVSGHYSRQEKFERFEYPVVVVISTIGMLLLISANDLISVYLGVELMSLSLYVLAAIDRDSVRSTEAGIKYFVLGALSSGMMLYGMSLVYGFTGHTEFGQIAQAVANGHSGTGFAFGIAFVLAGFCFKVSAVPFHMWTPDVYEGSPTSVTVLFASAPKIAAMAVFVRVVIEAFGTVDAAWQQIVVFVSIASMLLGSFAAIGQTNIKRLMAYSSIGHMGFALVGLAAGTAEGVTGVIVYMSIYLPMTLGAFAVILSMRRNGAALENISDLAGLARSRPVISFVLAMIMFSLAGIPPLAGFFAKFYVFAAAIHAGFYWLSVIGVLSSVVGAFYYLRVVKIMYFDDPAEAFEPMTGSLKFVLGVSGLAVMLFVAFAGPVVDAANAAAASLF from the coding sequence ATGGCGACGCTGCCCGATCTGATGCCGGCTTTGCCGGAGATTCTGCTGGCGCTCGGCGCGCTCGCGCTGCTGCTTGTCGGCCTGTTCTCCGGTGCGAACGCCGAGCGCGTCGTCTCGGCGCTGGCCATCGTGCTCCTGCTGGTGGTGGCGGCGGTGGTGGTCGCCTCCCCGGTGAACGGCGTCACCTTCTCCGGGGCCTTCGTGGCCGATGCGTTCGGGCGCTACCTGAAGGTGCTGACGCTTCTCGCATCCGCCGCCGCGATCCTGGTGTCCGGTCACTACAGCCGGCAGGAAAAGTTCGAGCGGTTCGAATATCCCGTGGTGGTGGTGATCTCGACGATCGGCATGCTGCTGCTGATCTCGGCCAACGACCTGATCTCGGTCTATCTGGGCGTGGAGCTGATGAGCCTCTCGCTCTATGTGCTCGCCGCCATCGACCGCGATTCCGTGCGCTCCACCGAGGCGGGCATCAAGTATTTCGTCCTCGGCGCGCTGTCGTCGGGCATGATGCTCTACGGCATGTCGCTGGTTTACGGCTTCACCGGCCACACCGAGTTCGGCCAGATCGCCCAGGCGGTCGCCAACGGCCACTCCGGCACCGGGTTCGCGTTCGGCATCGCCTTCGTGCTCGCCGGCTTCTGCTTCAAGGTCTCGGCCGTGCCGTTCCACATGTGGACGCCCGACGTCTACGAGGGCTCGCCGACCTCCGTCACCGTGCTGTTCGCCTCCGCGCCGAAGATCGCGGCGATGGCGGTATTCGTCCGCGTCGTGATCGAGGCTTTCGGCACCGTCGACGCCGCCTGGCAGCAGATCGTCGTGTTCGTCTCCATCGCCTCGATGCTGCTCGGCTCTTTCGCGGCGATCGGCCAGACCAACATCAAGCGCCTGATGGCCTATTCCTCCATCGGTCACATGGGCTTCGCGCTTGTCGGGCTCGCGGCCGGCACCGCCGAGGGCGTGACCGGTGTGATCGTCTACATGTCGATCTACCTGCCGATGACGCTCGGCGCGTTCGCGGTGATCCTGTCCATGCGCCGCAACGGCGCGGCGCTGGAGAACATCTCCGACCTCGCCGGTCTGGCGCGGTCGCGGCCGGTGATCTCGTTCGTCCTGGCGATGATCATGTTCTCGCTCGCGGGCATCCCGCCGCTCGCCGGCTTCTTCGCCAAGTTCTATGTCTTCGCCGCGGCGATCCATGCCGGCTTCTACTGGCTCTCGGTCATCGGCGTGCTGTCGTCGGTGGTGGGCGCGTTCTACTATCTGCGCGTCGTCAAGATCATGTATTTCGACGATCCGGCCGAGGCGTTCGAGCCGATGACCGGCTCGCTGAAGTTCGTGCTCGGGGTTAGCGGCTTGGCGGTGATGCTGTTCGTCGCCTTCGCCGGCCCTGTTGTCGACGCCGCGAATGCGGCGGCGGCGAGCCTGTTCTGA
- a CDS encoding biotin--[acetyl-CoA-carboxylase] ligase, whose amino-acid sequence MASEATHGAAGEPGAPANAGYALGPVAIAAGFRLAAYDELGSTNAEAMERARNGDPGDLWVVTRRQTAGRGRRGRAWVAPPGNLSASLLKVIELPPACGATLGFVAGLALDAALERLAPNLSVDMALDGAEGPGEGARRDRLLLKWPNDLMLDGGKLAGILLEAENLGGGRTAIVIGIGVNVAHEPEGVPYKATSLASCGIGIDAEMLFAALGESWVEAERVWDAGRGFPAVRQAWLRRAKGLGGRVAVRLGDKVIDGFFETLDDDGRLLVRAADGSLKQIAAGDVHFGVAATAV is encoded by the coding sequence GTGGCAAGCGAAGCGACTCATGGGGCTGCCGGGGAACCCGGCGCCCCCGCGAATGCCGGCTACGCCCTCGGACCCGTCGCGATCGCGGCGGGTTTTCGTCTGGCGGCCTACGACGAACTCGGCTCCACCAATGCCGAGGCGATGGAGCGCGCGCGGAACGGCGATCCCGGCGATCTCTGGGTCGTGACGCGGCGGCAGACCGCCGGCCGGGGCCGACGCGGCCGGGCCTGGGTCGCACCGCCCGGCAATCTCTCGGCCTCACTTCTGAAAGTGATCGAGCTGCCGCCGGCCTGTGGCGCGACGCTCGGCTTCGTCGCCGGCCTCGCGCTCGACGCGGCGCTGGAGCGGCTGGCTCCGAACCTGTCGGTCGACATGGCGCTCGACGGCGCCGAGGGACCGGGCGAGGGCGCGCGGCGCGACCGGCTGCTGCTGAAGTGGCCGAACGATCTGATGCTCGACGGGGGCAAGCTTGCGGGCATCCTGCTCGAGGCCGAAAATCTCGGTGGCGGACGCACGGCCATCGTCATCGGCATCGGCGTGAATGTCGCCCACGAGCCTGAAGGCGTGCCATACAAGGCGACATCGCTGGCCTCCTGTGGCATAGGGATCGATGCGGAGATGCTGTTCGCAGCCCTCGGCGAGAGCTGGGTGGAAGCGGAGCGCGTCTGGGACGCCGGGCGCGGCTTTCCCGCCGTGCGGCAGGCATGGCTGCGCCGGGCCAAGGGGCTCGGCGGTCGGGTCGCGGTGCGGCTCGGCGACAAGGTGATCGACGGATTTTTTGAAACTCTGGACGACGACGGACGCCTGCTGGTGCGGGCGGCCGATGGCTCGCTGAAACAGATCGCGGCCGGCGACGTTCATTTCGGGGTGGCGGCTACAGCGGTTTGA
- a CDS encoding ribonuclease J, which produces MKTEKASELVFLALGGVGEIGMNMALYGFGPARRRRWLMVDCGVGFGGQAEPGVDLVMADPAFIEAERENLLGIVLTHAHEDHYGGLVDLWPRLGVPVYATAFSAAMLEAKLDGEPGAPDIEIIEVDQGARFEIGPFDIEFVSMSHSIPEPNALVIRTPVGTVVHTGDWKIDLNPGLGLPIDLARLAEIGKEGVRALVCDSTNATRAGRSPSERDVAASLAEIIAKAPARVAVTTFASNAARLRAVIAAAQEADREVVVLGRAMKRVLDIAGELGYLDGLRPVLDEEAYGYLPRDKVVALLTGSQGERRAALARIAGDDHRLVALSPGDLVIFSSRTIPGNEKAVAEIANALAERGIDILTDRDGLVHVSGHPRRDELAELYGLLKPQMALPVHGEALHLAEHAKLARSLGVKEVVIPRNGLMVRLAPGPGEVVDEVHAGVLYKDGRLLVEPEQSGMEDRRRMSFAGVVVVSLALDAKGETVAAPTTTLIGLPTATAEGVLFSAIVQKAVVGAIESIPRPRRKDHALVAEAVRRSARSAVAERWGKKPICRVVVADV; this is translated from the coding sequence ATGAAGACGGAAAAAGCGAGCGAACTGGTTTTCCTGGCTCTCGGTGGCGTCGGCGAAATCGGCATGAACATGGCGCTGTACGGGTTCGGGCCCGCGCGCCGCCGGCGGTGGCTGATGGTGGATTGCGGCGTCGGCTTCGGCGGGCAAGCCGAGCCGGGCGTCGACCTTGTGATGGCCGACCCCGCCTTTATCGAAGCGGAGCGGGAAAATCTGCTCGGCATCGTGCTGACCCACGCCCACGAGGACCACTATGGCGGCCTCGTCGACCTGTGGCCCCGGCTCGGGGTGCCGGTCTATGCGACGGCGTTCTCCGCGGCGATGCTGGAAGCCAAGCTCGACGGCGAGCCCGGCGCACCGGATATCGAGATCATCGAGGTCGATCAGGGCGCTCGGTTCGAGATCGGGCCGTTCGATATCGAGTTCGTGTCGATGTCGCACTCGATTCCGGAGCCGAACGCGCTCGTCATCCGCACCCCGGTCGGCACCGTCGTCCACACCGGCGACTGGAAGATTGACCTGAACCCTGGCCTCGGCCTTCCGATCGATCTCGCGCGGCTGGCGGAGATCGGCAAGGAGGGCGTGCGCGCGCTCGTGTGCGATTCCACCAACGCGACACGCGCCGGCCGCTCGCCGTCGGAGCGCGATGTCGCTGCGTCGCTGGCGGAGATCATCGCCAAGGCGCCGGCGCGCGTCGCCGTCACGACCTTCGCCTCCAATGCCGCGCGGCTGAGAGCCGTGATCGCGGCCGCGCAGGAGGCCGACCGCGAGGTCGTCGTGCTCGGGCGGGCGATGAAGCGCGTGCTCGATATCGCCGGTGAACTCGGCTATCTCGACGGCCTGCGTCCGGTGCTCGACGAGGAGGCCTATGGCTATCTCCCGCGCGACAAGGTCGTCGCGCTGCTGACGGGAAGCCAGGGCGAGCGCCGCGCCGCACTCGCGCGCATCGCCGGCGACGATCACAGGCTGGTCGCGCTTTCGCCGGGCGATCTCGTCATCTTCTCCTCGCGCACCATTCCCGGCAACGAGAAGGCGGTCGCCGAGATCGCCAATGCCCTCGCCGAGCGTGGCATCGATATCCTGACTGACCGCGACGGGCTGGTGCACGTTTCCGGCCATCCGCGGCGGGATGAACTGGCGGAACTCTATGGCCTGCTGAAGCCGCAGATGGCGCTGCCGGTGCACGGCGAGGCCCTGCATCTCGCCGAGCATGCCAAGCTTGCCCGTTCGCTAGGGGTGAAGGAGGTCGTCATCCCCCGCAACGGCCTGATGGTGCGGCTCGCGCCCGGTCCCGGCGAGGTGGTCGACGAGGTTCACGCCGGCGTTCTCTACAAGGACGGGCGGCTTCTCGTCGAGCCGGAGCAATCCGGCATGGAAGACCGTCGCCGGATGTCGTTCGCCGGCGTGGTGGTGGTGTCGCTTGCCCTCGATGCGAAGGGCGAGACCGTTGCCGCGCCCACCACGACGCTGATCGGCTTGCCGACGGCGACGGCGGAGGGCGTGCTGTTCTCGGCGATCGTGCAGAAGGCGGTCGTCGGCGCCATCGAGAGCATTCCCCGGCCGCGGCGCAAGGATCATGCCCTGGTCGCGGAAGCGGTGCGTCGGTCCGCTCGCTCCGCCGTCGCGGAGCGCTGGGGGAAGAAGCCGATCTGCCGGGTGGTCGTCGCCGACGTGTGA